A window from uncultured Desulfobacter sp. encodes these proteins:
- a CDS encoding FAD-dependent oxidoreductase, whose protein sequence is MIPAILLMLGIGATCGIVLSLASKVFYVYEDPRIAQVENNLAGANCGGCGYAGCSAAAEAIVSGKEPPTLCIVNSKDGVQAVSKIMGVDAGAAEAPLSYNMCEGGNRAADKYHYMGVTSCKAMSSIYGGHRVCTVGCIGLGDCVKACAFGALEMGPNGHPVVDDDKCVGCGACQKACPKDIIEVKTLTEKLMKFNQQHDPLAPCAQTCPAEINIPRYISQLKAGKYAEAVQTIRMRNPLPLACGRVCPHPCESECRRGIEDEPVSINQLKRFVADYEMNSGNKIPIPCAPENGMKVAVIGGGPGGLSAAYFLRRIGYKVSIFEAMPKLGGMLRYGIPEYRLPKKILDWEIQTILDLGINAFNHLRFGTDFGLGSLMAGGYNAVCLTVGAWKDYSLGIEGEDLPGCFTGIDFLQRMSSGQKVKLGKTAAIVGGGNTAVDCARTLLRCGLEKVYMVYRRTRKEMPANEVEIVASEEEGIEFVFLAAPTRVIAGEDGKCKHLEYLKMELGEPDKSGRRRPVPIEGSETKLDVEMVISAIGQSPDASFKEQDPHRRMTELELTRWNTIDNDPTTLQSSVPYIFTAGDSATGPALVVDAIGSGRRAARSIDLFLKGEPVEPPKDSLQQKRIHESIFKSVEGITPTPRAKMPELPVSERLDSFIEVDQVLDEEEAHREANRCLNCCRICYNPDTPFPIAK, encoded by the coding sequence ATGATTCCAGCTATACTGCTAATGCTGGGCATTGGCGCAACATGCGGCATTGTGCTCAGTCTTGCTTCCAAAGTCTTTTATGTGTATGAAGACCCCAGAATCGCACAGGTAGAGAACAATCTTGCAGGCGCCAACTGCGGCGGCTGCGGATATGCGGGTTGTTCTGCAGCAGCAGAGGCCATTGTTTCAGGCAAGGAACCCCCGACACTTTGTATCGTCAACTCCAAGGACGGTGTGCAAGCGGTTTCTAAGATCATGGGTGTTGATGCGGGTGCGGCGGAAGCCCCTCTGTCTTACAACATGTGTGAGGGCGGAAACCGGGCTGCCGACAAATACCACTACATGGGTGTAACTTCCTGCAAGGCCATGTCTTCTATTTATGGCGGACACAGGGTTTGTACGGTGGGTTGCATCGGTCTTGGTGACTGTGTCAAGGCGTGTGCCTTCGGCGCCCTTGAAATGGGTCCCAACGGACATCCCGTGGTAGATGACGACAAATGCGTGGGTTGCGGTGCATGCCAGAAAGCTTGCCCCAAAGATATTATTGAAGTTAAAACCCTGACTGAAAAATTGATGAAATTCAACCAGCAGCATGATCCCTTGGCACCCTGTGCCCAGACATGCCCTGCTGAAATCAATATTCCCAGATATATCAGTCAGCTTAAAGCCGGCAAATATGCCGAAGCGGTCCAGACCATTCGCATGCGCAATCCGTTGCCCCTTGCCTGTGGTCGTGTTTGCCCCCATCCTTGTGAAAGCGAGTGCAGAAGGGGTATAGAAGATGAACCGGTATCCATCAATCAGCTTAAACGTTTTGTGGCCGATTATGAGATGAATTCCGGAAATAAGATCCCCATCCCATGTGCCCCGGAAAACGGCATGAAAGTGGCTGTTATCGGCGGTGGCCCCGGCGGTCTGTCCGCAGCATATTTTCTGCGCCGCATCGGTTACAAGGTCAGCATTTTTGAAGCCATGCCCAAATTGGGTGGTATGCTGCGCTATGGTATTCCCGAATATCGTCTGCCCAAGAAAATACTGGATTGGGAAATTCAGACCATTCTTGATCTTGGAATCAACGCATTCAACCATCTTCGGTTCGGTACCGATTTCGGCTTGGGTTCACTTATGGCCGGCGGCTATAATGCGGTATGTCTTACCGTTGGTGCCTGGAAAGATTACTCTTTGGGCATTGAAGGAGAAGATCTTCCCGGTTGCTTTACAGGTATTGATTTTCTCCAGCGCATGTCCTCTGGTCAAAAAGTAAAATTAGGCAAGACTGCAGCCATTGTCGGCGGTGGTAATACGGCTGTCGACTGTGCCAGAACACTGCTTCGCTGCGGCCTTGAAAAGGTATACATGGTATATCGTCGTACCAGAAAAGAGATGCCCGCCAATGAAGTTGAAATTGTGGCGTCTGAAGAGGAAGGCATTGAATTTGTTTTCCTGGCGGCACCCACACGGGTTATTGCCGGCGAAGACGGCAAATGCAAGCATCTTGAATACCTTAAAATGGAACTGGGCGAACCTGACAAATCAGGACGTCGCCGTCCCGTACCCATTGAAGGTTCCGAAACCAAACTGGATGTTGAAATGGTTATTTCTGCCATTGGTCAGTCCCCTGATGCATCTTTTAAAGAACAGGATCCCCATCGCAGAATGACGGAACTTGAACTGACCCGCTGGAACACCATTGATAACGATCCCACAACCCTGCAGTCTTCCGTGCCTTATATATTCACCGCTGGTGACTCGGCAACCGGACCTGCCCTTGTGGTTGACGCTATTGGTTCCGGACGACGTGCGGCAAGATCCATCGACCTGTTCCTCAAAGGCGAACCTGTTGAGCCGCCCAAGGATTCTCTGCAGCAAAAACGTATCCACGAATCCATTTTTAAATCCGTGGAAGGCATCACGCCTACGCCAAGAGCCAAGATGCCTGAACTTCCTGTAAGCGAACGTCTTGATTCGTTTATTGAAGTTGACCAGGTACTTGACGAAGAAGAAGCACACAGAGAAGCAAACCGGTGCCTGAACTGCTGCCGAATCTGTTACAATCCTGATACACCATTTCCCATTGCCAAGTAA
- a CDS encoding RnfABCDGE type electron transport complex subunit G, which produces MREMLSMIVVLTVLTAVSGGLLAAVEKSTKPQIEEQVLKFQKAPAIKEIFPEVTNNPIQERFDVTADDTTLQVFPGVLADGQKAVAFEAKGTGFGGPVGLMVGINLDTDEIIAVRVTTHSETPGIGSRAKDDLSFVSQFTGLNMSANFGLKKGGGEIDAMSGATVTSGGVSQAALAAQALYKKLKPEIVKQIAN; this is translated from the coding sequence ATGCGTGAGATGCTAAGTATGATTGTGGTACTGACCGTTCTCACGGCAGTATCCGGCGGGCTTCTGGCAGCAGTTGAAAAGTCAACCAAGCCCCAGATTGAAGAGCAGGTTCTGAAATTTCAGAAGGCACCGGCCATCAAAGAAATTTTTCCGGAGGTTACCAACAATCCGATTCAGGAGCGCTTTGATGTAACTGCTGACGATACCACGCTTCAGGTGTTTCCCGGCGTTCTTGCCGATGGCCAGAAAGCTGTGGCATTTGAAGCCAAAGGCACTGGTTTTGGCGGCCCTGTCGGCCTGATGGTCGGCATCAATCTTGATACCGATGAAATTATCGCCGTGCGCGTTACAACCCATTCGGAAACGCCCGGCATCGGTTCCAGAGCCAAGGATGACTTGTCCTTTGTTTCACAGTTTACCGGCTTGAATATGTCCGCCAATTTCGGCCTCAAAAAAGGCGGCGGCGAGATAGATGCCATGTCCGGTGCAACGGTCACGTCAGGCGGTGTCAGCCAGGCTGCACTTGCTGCCCAAGCGCTGTACAAGAAACTGAAACCTGAAATCGTTAAACAGATCGCTAACTAA
- a CDS encoding RnfABCDGE type electron transport complex subunit D, with translation MTNTKLIVSHAPFWHNGDSLFQQNLSFIIALIPAALFGIMHFGAPALGVLTLAMSSAMLWEVIMSIISKDKLTIGNMESAVIGLLLGMMLPATIPWWVVITGTFVAVVLGKYVFGGTGANPFNPTLVGIAILMMSWPAFLDFDTAYVSYQFNFTALAPLVALKSQGISAVASFSNYDLLMGNEVGGIGSTFGLGIIIGGIYLMLRGYARWEIVVSFVAGILITATIFYVLHPDTYAPPLFHLLAGYTLFGAFFLAVENSSSPVNRIPMLIYGFLGGFMIILVRNIGIYPDGTVLSILLINLINPLIDVIKPKALGKGVPNA, from the coding sequence ATGACAAATACTAAATTGATCGTTTCCCATGCCCCATTCTGGCATAACGGAGACAGCCTGTTTCAACAGAATCTGAGTTTTATTATCGCCCTTATACCGGCTGCACTTTTCGGTATCATGCATTTTGGCGCCCCCGCGCTTGGGGTGCTGACCCTTGCCATGTCGTCAGCCATGCTCTGGGAAGTGATCATGTCGATCATCTCCAAAGACAAACTGACCATAGGCAATATGGAATCCGCAGTCATCGGCCTGCTGCTGGGCATGATGCTGCCGGCCACAATACCCTGGTGGGTTGTGATAACCGGCACATTTGTCGCAGTTGTATTAGGCAAATACGTATTTGGCGGCACAGGTGCCAATCCTTTCAATCCAACCCTGGTGGGTATTGCCATTCTCATGATGTCCTGGCCGGCCTTCCTGGATTTTGATACAGCCTATGTATCATACCAGTTTAATTTTACTGCCCTTGCACCTCTTGTCGCATTAAAATCCCAGGGGATTTCCGCTGTGGCCTCATTCTCCAATTACGATTTGCTCATGGGCAACGAAGTAGGCGGTATCGGTTCCACCTTCGGGCTTGGCATCATTATCGGCGGCATTTACCTGATGCTCAGAGGTTATGCCCGTTGGGAAATTGTGGTCTCCTTTGTTGCCGGAATTCTGATTACCGCAACAATCTTTTATGTACTGCACCCTGACACATATGCGCCGCCTCTGTTTCACCTGCTTGCCGGCTACACCCTTTTCGGTGCCTTCTTTCTGGCTGTGGAAAATTCATCATCTCCGGTGAATCGCATCCCCATGCTGATTTACGGATTTTTAGGTGGATTCATGATTATTTTAGTCCGCAATATCGGTATCTATCCGGACGGAACTGTCCTGTCCATTCTGTTGATCAATCTTATCAATCCGCTGATTGATGTGATAAAACCCAAAGCCCTTGGAAAGGGGGTACCCAATGCGTGA
- a CDS encoding RnfABCDGE type electron transport complex subunit A: MGDLFVLAISCIFINNILLAQFLGNCPFLGTSKKMETALGMGMAVVFVLVMAGMITWIVDAYLLKALNVEFLRTVSFILVIAALVQFVEMFLKKSIPGLYAGLGIFLPLITTNCAVMGVCLINIKEEYTFIEALVSSFAYAVGFGLALVLFAGVRERVILARVPKALQDTSIGLVTAGLIALIFTVFRGMV; encoded by the coding sequence ATGGGTGATTTATTTGTACTGGCAATCAGCTGTATTTTCATCAACAATATTCTCCTTGCCCAATTCCTAGGCAACTGCCCTTTTCTTGGTACCTCCAAGAAAATGGAAACCGCCCTGGGCATGGGTATGGCTGTTGTATTCGTTCTGGTTATGGCAGGCATGATAACCTGGATCGTTGACGCGTACCTGCTTAAAGCTCTGAATGTTGAATTCCTTCGCACCGTGTCCTTCATTCTGGTTATTGCCGCTCTGGTTCAGTTTGTGGAAATGTTTTTGAAAAAGAGTATCCCCGGACTCTATGCAGGCCTGGGCATCTTTCTTCCGCTGATTACAACCAACTGTGCTGTTATGGGTGTGTGTCTGATCAACATCAAGGAAGAATACACCTTTATTGAGGCGTTGGTATCCTCTTTTGCCTATGCTGTAGGCTTTGGCCTTGCTTTGGTACTGTTTGCAGGCGTCCGGGAACGGGTCATTCTGGCCAGAGTGCCCAAAGCTTTGCAGGATACCTCCATCGGTCTTGTGACTGCGGGTCTGATCGCACTGATCTTTACCGTCTTCAGAGGCATGGTTTAG
- a CDS encoding electron transport complex subunit E, whose translation MAQSLVKEFTKGLWAEIPPFRLVLGLCPTLAVTKTVENGIGMGVATTFVLVFSNILISMLRNIIPSKVRIACYIVIIATFVTIVEFMMQAYTYELFLKLGIFIPLIVVNCIVLGRAEAFAGKNTMIPSAADGLGMGIGFTMSLASLGAVRELIGAGTLTVWGGSPIFTIGHGYVPFHFMIEAPGAFIGLGLMLCLMNLIGQK comes from the coding sequence ATGGCACAATCCCTGGTAAAAGAATTTACAAAAGGTCTGTGGGCGGAGATCCCTCCGTTCCGGCTGGTTCTTGGGCTCTGTCCCACCCTTGCCGTAACCAAGACCGTAGAAAATGGTATAGGTATGGGCGTGGCCACCACCTTTGTTCTGGTGTTCTCCAACATACTGATATCCATGCTGAGAAATATAATTCCCTCAAAGGTCAGAATCGCCTGCTACATCGTAATCATCGCCACATTTGTTACCATTGTGGAGTTTATGATGCAGGCATATACCTACGAGCTGTTCCTGAAACTGGGTATTTTCATCCCCTTGATCGTTGTAAACTGTATTGTTCTGGGCCGGGCAGAAGCCTTTGCCGGTAAGAATACAATGATTCCCTCGGCGGCTGACGGACTGGGTATGGGTATCGGGTTTACCATGTCCCTGGCATCGCTTGGCGCCGTGCGCGAGCTGATTGGTGCCGGAACCTTGACGGTTTGGGGTGGTTCTCCCATTTTTACGATAGGTCATGGCTATGTTCCCTTCCATTTCATGATTGAAGCGCCGGGCGCATTTATCGGTCTGGGCCTGATGCTCTGTTTGATGAACCTCATCGGGCAAAAATAA